The Microbacterium sp. LWO12-1.2 genome includes a window with the following:
- the purN gene encoding phosphoribosylglycinamide formyltransferase — protein sequence MLTVAVLISGTGSNLRALLEAARHPDFPARVVVVGADREADGLAHAEEFGIPSFTVPWHEHDSREAWGEELARQLRVWTPDLVVLSGLMRLLPPALVAEFSPALINTHPAFLPEFPGAHGVRDALAAGAAQTGASVIVVDDGVDTGPILAQERVPILDGDTEHTLHERIKPVERRLLIEVVRGIATGEITLTSPS from the coding sequence GTGCTCACGGTCGCCGTTCTCATCTCGGGCACCGGCTCGAATCTTCGCGCCCTCCTCGAGGCCGCTCGTCATCCCGACTTCCCTGCTCGGGTGGTCGTCGTCGGCGCCGACCGCGAAGCCGACGGTCTGGCCCATGCCGAGGAGTTCGGCATCCCCAGCTTCACCGTCCCGTGGCACGAGCACGACAGCCGTGAGGCCTGGGGCGAGGAACTCGCCAGGCAGCTGCGTGTCTGGACACCCGATCTGGTCGTGCTCTCTGGCCTCATGCGGCTGCTGCCGCCGGCTCTGGTGGCGGAGTTCTCACCGGCCCTGATCAACACCCATCCGGCGTTCCTGCCCGAGTTCCCCGGCGCGCACGGCGTACGCGACGCGCTCGCGGCCGGCGCCGCGCAGACGGGCGCGAGCGTGATCGTCGTCGATGACGGCGTCGACACCGGTCCCATCCTGGCGCAGGAGCGCGTGCCGATCCTCGACGGCGACACCGAGCACACCCTGCACGAGCGCATCAAGCCGGTCGAACGACGGCTCCTGATCGAGGTCGTCCGCGGCATCGCCACCGGCGAGATCACGCTGACCTCCCCCTCCTGA
- the purH gene encoding bifunctional phosphoribosylaminoimidazolecarboxamide formyltransferase/IMP cyclohydrolase, whose amino-acid sequence MAGPRHDPSLYRDRDTVPIRRALISVSDKSGLLTLAAALAEVGAEIVSTGSTAATIREAGFEVTDVAAVTGVAEMLDGRVKTLHPKIHGGLLADLRLEDHERQLDELDINPFDLVVVNLYPFVETVASGAVGDDVVEQIDIGGPAMVRAAAKNHANVAIVVSPQSYPAVVAAIAEGGTSLSQRRELAARAFAHTAAYDTAVASWFAEGTLNAEGDLPAHLTIQAERLATLRYGENSHQRGAIYTRSGGHGIAQATQLQGKEMSYNNYVDADAALRAAYDMIKPAVAIIKHANPCGIATTAPNALDPIASAHLRAHECDPVSAYGGVIAANGTVTLKMAENLKDIFTEVIVAPSFEPAALEVFKAKKNLRLLQLPEDWQQERMDVRLVSGGLLLQDADRFPDDIVSVAKNWELVSGERPSDEEMENLIFAWKACRAVKSNAIVLAKDNATVGVGMGQVNRVDSCRLAVERAGDRAAGSVAASDAFFPFADGAQVLIDAGVTAIVQPGGSVRDEEVVDAARKAGVTMFFTGERHFFH is encoded by the coding sequence ATGGCCGGCCCCCGCCACGACCCCTCGCTCTACCGCGATCGCGACACGGTGCCGATCCGGCGCGCTCTCATCTCGGTCAGCGACAAGAGCGGCCTGCTGACGCTCGCCGCCGCGCTCGCCGAGGTCGGTGCCGAGATCGTCTCGACCGGCTCCACCGCCGCCACGATCCGGGAGGCCGGGTTCGAGGTCACCGACGTCGCCGCCGTGACCGGCGTCGCCGAGATGCTGGACGGACGGGTGAAGACCCTGCACCCGAAGATCCATGGCGGTCTGCTGGCCGACCTGCGCCTGGAGGACCACGAGCGCCAGCTCGATGAGTTGGACATCAACCCGTTCGACCTCGTCGTGGTGAACCTGTACCCGTTCGTCGAGACCGTCGCCTCTGGCGCGGTCGGCGACGACGTGGTCGAGCAGATCGACATCGGCGGCCCCGCCATGGTGCGCGCCGCCGCGAAGAACCACGCGAACGTCGCGATCGTCGTCTCGCCGCAGTCGTACCCTGCCGTCGTCGCCGCGATCGCCGAGGGCGGCACCTCGCTGTCGCAGCGCCGCGAACTCGCCGCCCGCGCCTTCGCGCACACCGCGGCGTACGACACAGCCGTCGCCTCCTGGTTCGCCGAGGGCACGCTGAACGCCGAGGGCGACCTCCCCGCGCACCTCACGATCCAGGCGGAGCGCCTGGCCACGCTCCGCTACGGCGAGAACTCGCACCAGCGCGGCGCGATCTACACGCGCTCCGGCGGCCACGGCATCGCTCAGGCCACGCAGCTGCAGGGCAAGGAGATGTCGTACAACAACTACGTCGACGCCGACGCCGCACTGCGCGCCGCCTACGACATGATCAAGCCGGCCGTGGCGATCATCAAGCACGCCAACCCGTGCGGCATCGCGACCACGGCACCGAACGCCCTCGACCCGATCGCCAGCGCACACCTGCGCGCGCACGAGTGCGACCCGGTCTCGGCCTATGGCGGAGTGATCGCGGCGAACGGCACCGTCACCCTGAAGATGGCGGAGAACCTGAAGGACATCTTCACCGAGGTCATCGTCGCCCCGTCGTTCGAGCCGGCCGCGCTCGAGGTCTTCAAGGCCAAGAAGAACCTGCGTCTGCTGCAGCTGCCGGAGGACTGGCAGCAGGAGCGCATGGACGTGCGGCTCGTCTCCGGCGGACTGCTGCTGCAGGACGCCGACCGCTTCCCCGACGACATCGTCTCGGTCGCGAAGAACTGGGAGCTCGTCTCCGGTGAGCGTCCGAGCGACGAGGAGATGGAGAACCTCATCTTCGCGTGGAAGGCGTGCCGTGCGGTGAAGTCCAACGCGATCGTGCTCGCCAAGGACAACGCCACGGTCGGTGTCGGCATGGGCCAGGTCAACCGCGTCGACTCGTGCCGCCTCGCGGTGGAGCGTGCGGGCGACCGTGCTGCCGGATCCGTCGCGGCATCCGATGCGTTCTTCCCCTTCGCGGATGGCGCGCAGGTGCTGATCGACGCCGGAGTCACGGCGATCGTGCAGCCGGGCGGTTCGGTGCGCGACGAGGAGGTCGTCGACGCCGCGCGCAAGGCCGGCGTCACGATGTTCTTCACCGGAGAGCGCCACTTCTTCCACTGA
- a CDS encoding P1 family peptidase — protein sequence MTDIHCLAPVLPAGPRRSNSDYALAPVHGTDRGQVEYDFPGVLLGTAEYAEGPTGATVLSIPAGARTFTDRRGGAVGASGLYGYNHAICLAGGSVYGLSAVAGVSEALFERAEHRSGFDQLQLVSGAIIYDYSVRDNSVFPDTALGKAALLAAREGVIEVGRVGGGASASSGKVDPARVEFTGQGAAFRQVGDVKVLVVTVLNPYGVILDRAGRIIRGNFDATTGERRHPALDYEEAIGESRLVESMSGNTTITAVITNVQLSDVELKQFGLQVHSSMHRGIQPFHTPLDGDTLFALTTDEVALPEDPGTSRGRLSLNSTAVATLAGETAWDAILCAAG from the coding sequence GTGACCGACATCCACTGCCTCGCCCCCGTCCTCCCCGCAGGCCCCCGCCGCTCCAACAGCGACTACGCCCTCGCCCCCGTGCACGGCACGGATCGCGGACAGGTCGAGTACGACTTCCCCGGCGTGCTCCTGGGCACCGCCGAGTACGCCGAGGGTCCGACCGGGGCGACGGTGCTGTCGATCCCCGCCGGCGCCAGGACCTTCACCGACCGACGCGGCGGGGCGGTCGGTGCGAGTGGACTCTACGGCTACAACCACGCGATCTGCCTCGCCGGCGGATCCGTGTACGGGCTGTCCGCCGTCGCCGGTGTGTCCGAGGCGCTGTTCGAACGGGCGGAGCACCGCTCCGGGTTCGATCAGCTCCAGCTCGTCTCCGGAGCGATCATCTACGACTACTCGGTGCGCGACAACTCGGTCTTCCCCGACACCGCTCTGGGCAAAGCCGCGCTGCTGGCCGCACGCGAGGGCGTCATCGAGGTCGGACGCGTCGGCGGCGGCGCCTCGGCGTCGTCCGGCAAGGTCGATCCCGCTCGCGTGGAGTTCACGGGGCAGGGCGCCGCCTTCCGGCAGGTGGGAGATGTGAAGGTGCTCGTGGTCACGGTGCTCAACCCCTACGGCGTGATCCTCGACCGCGCGGGCCGGATCATCCGCGGCAACTTCGATGCGACCACCGGGGAGCGCCGCCACCCCGCGCTCGACTACGAAGAGGCGATCGGGGAGTCGCGGCTGGTCGAGTCCATGTCGGGCAATACCACGATCACCGCGGTGATCACCAACGTGCAGCTGTCCGACGTCGAGCTGAAGCAGTTCGGCCTGCAGGTGCACAGCTCCATGCACCGCGGCATCCAGCCGTTCCACACCCCGCTCGACGGCGACACCCTGTTCGCCCTCACGACCGACGAGGTCGCGCTGCCCGAGGATCCGGGCACCTCGCGCGGCAGGTTGTCGCTGAACTCCACCGCCGTGGCCACCCTCGCCGGTGAGACCGCGTGGGACGCCATCCTCTGCGCGGCGGGCTGA
- a CDS encoding ABC transporter permease: protein MAVALWSLRRIGAALLTLVVVSVLIFTSVRLMPGDYIDLVLGPLATEAQRAQAVAESGLDDPVVTQYFHWIFGVLTGDLGYSFVSNVSVSDEFAARLPVTATIALLTIVVTLLVGIPLGFVAALRSEGSAGAVGRIISALGISIPEFLLAGVVVFTVSTLGLGVSVGRFAPFSVDPGRFFGSLVLPVTVLAVGCVAVVARNTRDAVMNVLVEPHVQAAVARGETPWFIVRHHVLRNAAAPILTIVGALVAVLLGGTVIVEFVFNIPGMGSYLQTALGRRDYAIVQSAVLLAAIVFIVASLLVDLIANALDPRLRLTGGSRR from the coding sequence ATGGCCGTCGCTCTGTGGTCGCTCCGGCGCATCGGCGCCGCACTGCTGACGCTGGTCGTCGTCTCGGTGCTGATCTTCACATCCGTGCGCCTCATGCCGGGCGACTACATCGACCTCGTCCTGGGTCCGCTCGCCACCGAGGCGCAGCGGGCCCAGGCGGTGGCCGAGTCCGGGCTCGACGATCCGGTGGTCACCCAGTACTTCCACTGGATCTTCGGGGTCCTCACCGGTGACCTCGGCTATTCGTTCGTCTCCAACGTCTCGGTATCGGACGAGTTCGCGGCCCGTCTCCCTGTCACGGCGACGATCGCTCTGCTCACCATCGTCGTGACCCTCCTGGTCGGAATCCCGCTCGGCTTCGTCGCCGCGCTCCGCTCAGAGGGGTCGGCCGGGGCGGTCGGACGTATCATCAGCGCCCTCGGCATCAGCATCCCCGAGTTCCTGCTCGCCGGGGTCGTGGTCTTCACGGTCTCCACACTCGGACTCGGCGTCTCGGTCGGGCGGTTCGCCCCGTTCTCCGTCGACCCCGGTCGGTTCTTCGGATCCCTCGTGCTCCCCGTGACGGTCCTGGCCGTGGGCTGCGTCGCCGTGGTCGCCAGGAACACCCGCGATGCGGTGATGAACGTGCTCGTCGAACCGCACGTGCAGGCGGCGGTGGCACGAGGCGAGACGCCCTGGTTCATCGTGCGGCATCACGTGCTGCGCAACGCCGCCGCCCCGATCCTCACGATCGTCGGCGCACTGGTCGCCGTGCTGCTCGGCGGCACCGTGATCGTCGAGTTCGTGTTCAACATCCCCGGCATGGGGTCGTACCTGCAGACGGCACTCGGACGCCGCGACTATGCGATCGTTCAGAGCGCCGTGCTGCTCGCCGCGATCGTCTTCATCGTCGCGAGCCTGCTGGTCGACCTCATCGCCAACGCGCTGGATCCGCGCCTGCGCCTGACCGGAGGGAGCCGCCGATGA
- a CDS encoding C45 family peptidase: MIVHEWSSDVDGPHHEGVRFGAHWTPQLHSARDSYLRLFAQSGVGADNARAVADECRAAIDTHAPEIAAEFAGIAEGSGLPLTDVHLLTARTEILARMTPSMECSTVVYVPDDATPPRTLQTWDWHETLSNETVVRRLRSASGARVVTFCEFGQPAKIGVNDRGVGVHFNILHHRSDGSQAGVPVHVLARMILDRASTLAEAVALARSVPLAASSVLTVVAFDGETPSAAAVEVSPAGVAVLPAPRGQTLAHTNHFLDAELAAGEYSPYETTSIPRYRCLTDAADLAAIVDDRERALAFGAIPDAPISVRARADQPEHLRWETKLTVALDVAAGAISFAAASPADVAHAAWRRVSVRDASTASSR, from the coding sequence ATGATCGTGCACGAGTGGTCTTCGGATGTCGACGGCCCGCACCACGAGGGCGTCCGGTTCGGCGCGCACTGGACGCCGCAGCTGCACAGTGCGCGCGACTCCTATCTGCGACTGTTCGCGCAGTCCGGCGTCGGCGCTGACAACGCCAGAGCTGTCGCGGACGAATGCCGCGCAGCCATCGATACCCACGCGCCCGAGATCGCCGCCGAGTTCGCCGGCATCGCCGAAGGGAGCGGGCTGCCACTCACCGACGTGCATCTGCTCACGGCGCGCACCGAGATCCTCGCGCGGATGACCCCGTCGATGGAGTGCTCGACCGTCGTGTACGTGCCCGACGATGCGACACCGCCGCGCACGCTGCAGACCTGGGACTGGCACGAGACGCTCTCGAACGAGACCGTGGTGCGACGGCTCCGGTCGGCCTCAGGGGCGCGGGTCGTGACCTTCTGCGAGTTCGGGCAGCCGGCCAAGATCGGGGTGAACGACCGCGGCGTCGGTGTGCACTTCAACATCCTGCATCACAGGTCGGACGGCTCGCAGGCCGGAGTGCCCGTGCACGTGCTCGCCAGGATGATCCTGGACCGCGCGAGCACGCTGGCCGAGGCCGTCGCGCTGGCCCGCTCCGTCCCCCTCGCCGCGTCGAGCGTGCTCACGGTCGTCGCGTTCGACGGCGAGACGCCCTCCGCCGCGGCCGTGGAGGTCTCCCCTGCCGGAGTCGCGGTGCTGCCCGCCCCGCGTGGACAGACCTTGGCGCACACGAACCACTTCCTCGATGCTGAGCTCGCCGCGGGCGAGTACTCGCCGTACGAGACCACGAGCATCCCCCGGTACCGGTGTCTGACGGACGCCGCCGATCTCGCGGCCATCGTCGACGATCGGGAGAGGGCGCTCGCGTTCGGGGCGATCCCCGATGCGCCGATCTCGGTGCGTGCGCGGGCCGACCAGCCTGAGCACCTGCGCTGGGAGACGAAACTCACGGTCGCGCTGGACGTCGCAGCCGGCGCGATCTCCTTCGCGGCTGCGTCTCCTGCCGATGTCGCGCACGCTGCATGGCGCCGGGTGTCGGTGCGGGACGCCTCGACCGCGTCGTCACGGTGA
- a CDS encoding FMN-binding negative transcriptional regulator — MGRHPLRGGLTVYEFEKYPAPSQHEVNELVRRHPFALVVSNGGGAEGAPTVTHTPVIIERMAQDGGFVGGELLGHIARKNPQWQQIADGDSVLLVFSGPHDYVSPTTYADDPNVPTWDYAAVHLTARVTVLEDAADGMHVVTRTVEELEALEPTAWDMTSSLPTFERIVGGIVSFRFEIIEQRAVFKVSQDKPLEVRQRVAAASRARGCPYGDVAELVERIGGDE; from the coding sequence GTGGGACGCCATCCTCTGCGCGGCGGGCTGACCGTGTACGAGTTCGAGAAGTACCCCGCCCCCTCGCAGCACGAGGTGAACGAGCTCGTACGTCGTCACCCGTTCGCCCTCGTCGTCTCGAACGGCGGCGGAGCGGAGGGCGCGCCCACCGTCACGCACACGCCCGTCATCATCGAGCGGATGGCGCAGGACGGCGGCTTCGTCGGCGGGGAGCTCCTGGGACACATCGCGCGGAAGAATCCGCAGTGGCAACAGATCGCGGACGGCGATTCCGTGCTCCTGGTGTTCTCCGGTCCCCACGACTACGTCTCCCCCACCACCTACGCCGACGACCCGAACGTGCCCACCTGGGACTACGCGGCCGTGCACCTCACGGCCAGGGTGACGGTGCTCGAGGATGCCGCCGACGGCATGCACGTCGTGACGCGCACGGTCGAGGAGCTCGAAGCGCTGGAACCGACGGCCTGGGACATGACGAGCTCGCTGCCCACCTTCGAGCGGATCGTCGGCGGGATCGTGTCGTTCCGGTTCGAGATCATCGAGCAGCGCGCCGTGTTCAAGGTCAGCCAGGACAAGCCGCTCGAGGTGCGACAGCGGGTGGCCGCCGCCTCGCGCGCCAGAGGATGCCCCTACGGCGACGTCGCCGAACTGGTCGAACGCATCGGAGGCGACGAATGA
- a CDS encoding ABC transporter ATP-binding protein — MTAVHISDLALDFTGATTVRALDGVDLDVADGSSVAIVGESGSGKSTLAAVIGRLQPRSARIVRGVLEIDGNDVLGLDDHALRAYRRDTLAYIAQDPIGSLDPTMRIGAQLKLVLRAVGDDGSLRRQVELLESMQITDPARVVRLFPHQISGGMAQRVAIAMAMCRRPKLLIADEPTAALDSQVREEVMRLLFAQAREQGTTILWLSHDLPAVARWCDEVAVMYAGRVVERGPASAVLGSPVHPYARALAATDPSRAKRGERLSSIPGSPPVLHGEAEGCAFAARCAHRIDACEVVRPEPLGARHSLCIRAAELVDADHRTGLRPGEGVSA; from the coding sequence ATGACCGCCGTGCATATCAGCGATCTGGCCCTGGACTTCACGGGCGCCACCACGGTCCGCGCGCTCGACGGAGTGGACCTCGACGTCGCCGACGGCAGCTCCGTCGCGATCGTCGGAGAGTCCGGCTCGGGAAAGTCCACACTCGCCGCGGTCATCGGACGCTTGCAGCCGCGGTCGGCGCGGATCGTCCGCGGCGTCCTCGAGATCGATGGCAACGACGTGCTCGGCCTCGACGATCATGCGCTCCGGGCCTACCGCAGGGACACCCTCGCGTACATCGCGCAGGACCCGATCGGCTCGCTCGATCCGACGATGCGCATCGGCGCACAGCTGAAGCTGGTGCTCCGGGCCGTCGGCGACGACGGCTCGCTCCGCCGCCAGGTGGAGTTGCTGGAGTCGATGCAGATCACCGACCCCGCCCGCGTCGTGCGCCTGTTCCCGCATCAGATCTCCGGGGGCATGGCCCAGCGCGTGGCGATCGCCATGGCGATGTGTCGTCGTCCGAAGCTCCTCATCGCCGACGAGCCCACAGCGGCGCTCGACAGCCAGGTGCGCGAGGAGGTCATGCGGCTGCTGTTCGCGCAGGCCCGCGAGCAGGGCACGACCATCCTCTGGCTCAGCCACGATCTGCCCGCCGTCGCGCGGTGGTGCGACGAAGTGGCCGTCATGTACGCCGGACGCGTCGTGGAGCGCGGCCCCGCGTCCGCCGTGCTCGGCAGCCCCGTGCACCCGTACGCACGGGCACTCGCGGCGACCGATCCGTCGCGGGCGAAGCGCGGCGAGCGGCTGTCGAGCATCCCGGGTTCGCCGCCGGTGCTGCACGGCGAAGCGGAAGGATGCGCGTTCGCCGCACGCTGCGCCCACCGTATCGACGCCTGCGAAGTGGTCCGGCCCGAACCGCTCGGTGCCCGCCACAGCCTCTGCATCCGTGCGGCGGAACTCGTCGACGCCGATCATCGAACGGGGCTCCGGCCCGGAGAGGGGGTGTCCGCATGA
- a CDS encoding ABC transporter permease, translated as MSVAPTATYRVRAASQATRGAWRRSDAVLRTAIIVLGVIVIVTVIAVLTGVTGSTSATVGGRLDGPSALAPIGTDNLGRSLLPRLFQGTATTLVVSIVAVVCSAVVSTLLGMLAGYYGGAVNEAVMRVADVLYAFPALVLAILVSALLGPGRPAAIISIVVITIPLMTRVVRIATRAVAERDFIISARISGVRTPVIFARRLLPNISGTIAVQASYALSVAILVEGGLSFLGFGVQVPEASLGLLIQQGMLYMTQAPQLVIIPGVVLVISILCINIIGDGLRDRFEPRETRSLR; from the coding sequence ATGAGCGTCGCACCCACAGCCACCTACCGCGTCCGTGCGGCGAGCCAGGCCACGCGCGGTGCCTGGCGTCGCAGCGATGCCGTGCTGCGCACCGCGATCATCGTGCTCGGCGTGATCGTCATCGTGACGGTGATCGCGGTACTCACCGGCGTCACCGGATCGACGAGCGCCACCGTCGGCGGGCGCCTCGACGGCCCGTCCGCTCTCGCCCCGATCGGCACCGACAACCTGGGCCGTTCGCTCCTCCCCCGACTGTTCCAGGGCACGGCGACGACCCTCGTCGTGTCGATCGTCGCCGTCGTATGCTCCGCCGTCGTGAGCACCCTGCTCGGCATGCTGGCCGGCTACTACGGCGGTGCGGTGAACGAGGCGGTCATGCGTGTCGCGGACGTGCTCTACGCGTTCCCCGCGCTGGTGCTGGCGATCCTGGTCTCCGCGCTGCTGGGACCGGGACGCCCTGCGGCGATCATCAGCATCGTCGTGATCACGATCCCCCTCATGACCAGGGTGGTGCGCATCGCCACCCGCGCGGTCGCCGAACGCGACTTCATCATCTCCGCCCGCATCAGCGGCGTGCGCACCCCGGTGATCTTCGCCCGCCGCCTGCTGCCGAACATCTCGGGCACCATCGCCGTGCAGGCGAGCTACGCGCTGTCCGTCGCGATCCTGGTCGAGGGCGGGCTGAGCTTCCTCGGCTTCGGGGTGCAGGTGCCCGAGGCATCTCTCGGACTCCTCATCCAGCAGGGGATGCTGTACATGACCCAGGCCCCTCAGCTCGTCATCATCCCCGGCGTCGTGCTCGTGATCTCGATCCTGTGCATCAACATCATCGGCGACGGCCTCCGCGACCGATTCGAACCGCGAGAGACGAGGTCCCTCCGATGA
- a CDS encoding DUF6350 family protein, giving the protein MQRLLVALLAAFDAVIAAAVGLVVLLAPLTLLWTLAFGATADWGALWPLTGTLWAFGHGVPLDVTIASEMLVALAIPSAAASFVVSVTPLAFLLFTLLFAARSGARAAKAGAWLLGALSGAAVFAVIAASVALSSRVEAAQTSLPLAIILPSAVYLVGAVCGGVRIAWEDGDGGLLDRLHDVVDTWGDWTPVPASVVRGAAFAVMGVTAAAAAAVALMTLFRGGEVVALFQASHVDALGATVMTLGQFAYLPTLIVWAASWIAGPGFAVGVGTAVSPAGTQLGVVPGIPILGLLPENSSIWMLIVVLIPIAAGAVAGWAVRSRLVWEGTPLGMPPRAAIAVGIGVVAAGVAAVAAALAHGSMGPGRLVEIGPAPVPFALALGGEVLLGAAILLLSPRHRDELAEERTDRWNAEMAGVPPTDWATIDGAPAAPVSWAGGSADDTAPLDDLGRFTRPAADPTERRD; this is encoded by the coding sequence ATGCAACGCCTCCTCGTCGCGCTCCTCGCCGCCTTCGACGCCGTCATCGCCGCTGCGGTCGGCCTCGTCGTGCTGCTCGCGCCGCTGACCCTGTTGTGGACCCTCGCGTTCGGCGCGACGGCGGACTGGGGCGCGCTCTGGCCGCTCACCGGAACCCTGTGGGCGTTCGGGCACGGTGTGCCGCTCGACGTGACGATCGCCTCGGAGATGCTGGTCGCCCTCGCGATCCCCTCGGCCGCGGCGAGCTTCGTCGTGTCGGTCACGCCCCTCGCGTTCCTCCTGTTCACCTTGCTGTTCGCCGCCCGTTCCGGTGCGCGGGCCGCCAAGGCCGGTGCCTGGCTCCTCGGCGCACTCTCGGGCGCTGCCGTCTTCGCGGTCATCGCTGCGAGCGTCGCCCTCTCCTCCCGGGTGGAGGCGGCGCAGACCTCCCTGCCTCTCGCGATCATCCTGCCGAGTGCCGTCTACCTGGTGGGCGCGGTGTGCGGCGGGGTGCGCATCGCCTGGGAGGACGGCGATGGCGGCCTGCTCGATCGCCTGCACGACGTCGTGGACACCTGGGGCGACTGGACGCCCGTGCCCGCCTCGGTCGTGCGAGGTGCCGCCTTCGCGGTGATGGGAGTGACCGCTGCTGCCGCTGCCGCTGTCGCGCTCATGACGCTGTTCCGCGGTGGTGAGGTGGTCGCGCTGTTCCAGGCGTCGCATGTGGATGCTCTCGGGGCGACCGTGATGACCCTCGGTCAGTTCGCCTATCTTCCGACGCTCATCGTGTGGGCCGCGTCGTGGATCGCGGGGCCCGGATTCGCTGTCGGCGTCGGCACTGCGGTCTCTCCCGCCGGCACCCAGCTCGGCGTCGTGCCCGGGATCCCGATCCTGGGGCTGCTCCCCGAGAACAGCTCGATCTGGATGCTCATCGTCGTACTGATCCCGATCGCAGCCGGCGCCGTCGCCGGCTGGGCCGTCCGCTCGCGCCTGGTGTGGGAGGGCACGCCGCTGGGCATGCCCCCACGCGCCGCGATCGCCGTCGGCATCGGTGTCGTCGCCGCCGGAGTCGCGGCGGTCGCCGCAGCGCTCGCGCACGGCTCGATGGGACCCGGCCGCCTGGTGGAGATCGGTCCCGCCCCTGTACCGTTCGCGCTCGCTCTCGGGGGAGAGGTGCTGCTCGGCGCCGCGATCCTGCTGCTCTCGCCCCGGCATCGGGATGAGCTGGCCGAGGAGCGCACCGACCGCTGGAACGCCGAGATGGCGGGCGTTCCGCCGACCGACTGGGCCACGATCGATGGGGCGCCGGCGGCCCCGGTGTCGTGGGCAGGAGGCTCGGCCGACGACACAGCACCCCTCGACGACCTCGGGCGTTTCACGCGGCCCGCGGCGGACCCCACGGAGCGACGTGACTGA
- a CDS encoding ATP-binding cassette domain-containing protein, giving the protein MSTSSSTSTSAPTIELDDVCVAFTSGFGAHRRKVRAMSHVSFAVAPGETLGLVGESGSGKTTTGSVVLGLQRPDSGAVRFQGAPLARSLRSRAGRMQAVLQHPRWALDPRSTVLSSVLEPVLVHERRSPAAEERAVAMLERVGLPASFAARRPHQLSGGQLQRVSVARALVTHPAFIVFDEAVSALDVSVQAQILNLIRDLQAEHGFAALFISHDLAAVRYISHHLAVMRAGEIVEHAPAEVFYDLPSHPYSRQLFQELSS; this is encoded by the coding sequence ATGAGCACCTCGTCTTCGACGTCGACGTCCGCGCCCACCATCGAGCTCGACGACGTCTGCGTCGCCTTCACGTCGGGCTTCGGTGCCCATCGGCGGAAGGTCAGGGCCATGTCGCACGTGTCGTTCGCGGTCGCGCCCGGCGAGACGCTCGGTCTCGTGGGTGAGTCAGGGTCGGGCAAGACCACGACCGGCTCCGTCGTGCTCGGCCTGCAACGTCCCGACTCCGGAGCCGTACGCTTCCAGGGTGCTCCGCTCGCACGCAGCCTCCGGTCCCGTGCCGGTCGGATGCAGGCTGTGCTGCAGCATCCGCGGTGGGCGCTCGATCCGCGCTCGACCGTGCTCTCGTCGGTGCTGGAGCCCGTACTCGTGCATGAGCGACGCAGCCCCGCGGCCGAGGAGCGCGCGGTGGCCATGCTGGAGCGGGTCGGGCTGCCCGCCTCCTTCGCCGCCCGCCGTCCGCACCAGCTCTCCGGCGGGCAGCTCCAGCGTGTGAGCGTCGCGCGTGCCCTCGTCACGCATCCGGCCTTCATCGTCTTCGACGAGGCCGTGAGCGCCCTCGACGTCTCAGTGCAGGCGCAGATCCTCAACCTCATCCGGGACCTGCAGGCCGAGCACGGCTTCGCCGCCCTGTTCATCTCCCACGATCTCGCCGCCGTGCGCTACATCTCCCATCACCTGGCGGTGATGCGTGCCGGCGAGATCGTCGAGCACGCCCCCGCTGAGGTCTTCTACGACCTGCCCAGCCATCCCTATTCGCGTCAACTGTTCCAGGAGCTCTCATCGTGA